ACAGTTGGAAGGAAAACAGTCGGCCGGCTCGTATTTCCGGGCGAGGATTTCGAGTCTCGTTCGAAGGATCGCCGCTCTCGCGAAATTCGGCTACACGGATCGACGATGGATCCCCGAAGTTCGCACACGGGAGGCCATTTTCGCGCGAGAACGCGTCGAGGTAACGACGCGAGTCTATAGATCGAACGTCGACAAGTGCACCGAACGGTGCACGCTGTCGTTTAAATACGTTTGTTTGCTCGCTCGATGTTCCGGCGTTTAGTCGAAGCGTTGCGCAAATTCTGTCGATGGTTGTGCGTCGCATTTGGGGAGTAAATATTTTCTACGTCCATTCACCGGTTTGCGTAGGTACCTCTATCGGATGCTGGCTCCGGAGAAGAGAAAATTTCACTGCAAACGTTCCCCTAAGATTTTTAAGGGAGACGAGTGTCCGGGACCGGAAAATTCTCGCGGTTCTCGAGTACTTGCATCCGATCGATCGTAGGGAAGATCGCATATGGGTCCGAACGGACCCGTAGACCTTGCGCGCGCTGGTTCGATTTCTTGAACAAAGATTCCACCGATATACTCGTTGAAGGTTTACCCGGAtacgaaagaaatcgaagaCGCGGGATTTATGATAGATTCATGTAAGAGAAGACGCGATACACGCGTCTTGAGgttcgtaaaatttcaaagagGAGCGTTACCGCGGTGTATTCGAACGTCGGAGAAAAAAGCCATGATTTCGGTCGAGTGTTCGTATTCCAGGATAGACGACGCGATAATCGTGCTTCGATGTTATCGTAGGCTTGTTTGTTTCCAAAAAAAGTTGTACcaacgatacgatcgaacgaCACGGAAGTATCTCCCCGTTGGAGAAGATCGAAGCACGAGGACGAGGATGGTTAAGGCTAGCCTGGAGGAACTCTCTCGCATCGAGATCGTCAGGTGCGGGTTCGTCGATTCTATTTATCGGCGGTCTGTACTCGaacgagaaattttccagaCGCGAGACAGTTGCCATTTACTCGAGCGTAGAAACTGCGCGGCATTTCGCCCTCGGATTAATTTCCCCTGAATTTTCGTGTCGCGAAGCTTCGGCGTTCGGTGTCTGGAGCGTATCGGACGGGTCATCTCGTGGGAATCGGTCTCCACCGACGAGCGTTCACGGTGAGCGTGGTCCCGGTGCGGATACACACCCACGTTAAGACTCGAACACGACCGCCCACGCGCAGCCAGCCATGCGCTCGCGTGCGCAACACCGAGGGTAGAAATTTTACGCCCTGTCGGTGAAACATCCGCCTCGCGCCGAGAATTATTGTTCATCGAACGACTTATTGCTTATTACAAATACGCCCACGCGAGCCGCGAGACGCGAAACGCGCCGACGGTGATTCGAGGCGCGAAATTCGATCTTCTTCCACGAGCGAGACGAATCGGGGATCGAAATTCGCGGTACTAATGGACCGGAAAAGATTTTCAGCCTCGAAATACAGCGACACAGTGACGTTTCGTCGATACTCGTCGATGACGTTCTCAAGGTGTAGGCAGACCCTTTAAACGATCGagtattcgtatttttgtatcgttctgtatttccgtttcgtttcgagacacCGAATCGACGAACAGAAACTCGTATCCGCGAATTTTGGCTCACGGTGTACAAACGACCCTCGCGCGATCGATGCCGCGGCTGTTGCTAATAGCACCGGTATTCTTTTCCTCGCGAGGAAAACACTTTTCTTTCCCATTGTTGCTTTCGTTCGTTACAGTCGAAGGAATCGTAATCGCGTCGTCGCCTACTGACACGGAAAATTTTTTCGGCTCATTTTTTCCCGTCGTAAGTTCTCGATACGCGATGCATTAACCAGCCGTGCACCGACATTCCGCGAGGAAAATGGATTCCGTGTAAAAAGAACGCCAGTCAACGCGgtacgaaaggatttttatcgtttcgcgtagCAGTCGTTAGCGAGCAACGAAGGCATTACGTTCCTCTCGTGTATTAGCCAGCCGTACACGGCCGTTCTTTCCATAAAGAGAGCACGTCCAAGGAATTGTAATCGTCGAATACCAACTTGAAAACTTTTTCATTCTCGCGTCACTTTCTCCTGTCTTTTTCCTATACCGAAAGAACCTAAACCTTTTGTCGCTAACGGAGAACTTGAAACACGATGGTACACGAAGCGACGAGAATTCTTTCGTATCGCACTAAATAGCAAAAGAACGTCAATGTACGGTTAACAATTGTCTGTCAAATTTTGTACGATCGACCCAAATGGACACTCGAGGAAGGCCCACGAGCATCGAAGTACTCGTTCGCGTCCAGAAACACGTCGGTCCGTCTCCGTCGACGTAAACTCTCGAATTTTTACGATCGTGGGAGGCGAGGGTGGGTCCAGCGACGAAAAACCCTCGAAAAACAACACCGACCGCCGTTACGAAAGATGACGAAGGGACAAAAGGGAGCGAGGACCGGAACACGGTAACCGGGGATTACGAGCTACAGATCGGGGAATTTAGATTAGCTCCATCTAAATTCGGGCCACGGGCCGTTTCCGTGGAATCGTAGAAAGCCGAGATTAAACGAGACTTAACTTAATTTAACGCCGGAGGAAGCCTGTCCCGGAGCCCGCGCCGAAAATATCGGTGGCGAAATTCGAAACGGTTCTCTCCCTCTCCGTTCTCCCTCTCTGTCTTtcggtctcttccttcgttggtGGAAACCGTGTCGCAGGAACGCCACCGGATACCTCCGCCACGACCCGTAACGACGATTTCTCGCGAGGGTTTAAATTGGTCTCCGCGATCCGTCATAAGCGAACGTCATCGTAAACACGCCCACGCGACCAGCTTCGCGCGGCGAACACGCGAAATCTGTCGTCTCCGTTAATAACTTTGCGTTGCGCAACGTTCGAGCTGCGTCTCGACGCGTTACGAGGACCGCGATGGCGCACGGTGGTCGTTTCCAGGCCGTGGAATCTATCGAGTGTCTAGCGAAAATTTACGGAAAATAACGTGGCAATGCGTGGGAACGAAAGGAAACGCGCGTGGTCCGGAGAGAATGGGAAGTGTTCGCCACGGACGTGCGAGTGGAGTGTTTTCGAGGCATAAAAGAAGAGCGTTCGTAGCGAAGTGCGGGGTGTCCGAACTGAGCTGCGAAGGAGgaacagaagagacggcgaccgACTGAAGAATTTTTAGCGCGAGAGAAACGCGTTTTGTATCGCTTGTGAATAGATGAAATTAGACGAAGCGTGTTGCGTCGAGTCGAGAAGAAAGTTGCATTCTTGTTCTTTTATATCTACTATTTCGTTCAATGtgcgtatatcctaaaactgtATTCACCAGTAACAACTCCTGTAATAATTTAATTGTCTTCTCGCATTCGAAGGTTCGGCGAGGAATCAGAGACAATAGATGCGAACTTTCGGTGAAGACGGTGTCTATCGACGATACTAAATCGAGACCGAAATCGCTCAAAACCCATCGATTGAGTTTACTTTCCAAAAAACGTAGCGAATCGACGAGAATCGTCACGGTCGACGTCGCGTTTGCGCCATCGCCAACGTCCGATTTCAGAGTCCGAAGGAGACACCGAACGATCGGTTTTCCAAGGTACCGAAACCGCGGCGCGTCGCCCTGACCGGGAAATTTAATATGGAAGCGAATCGTGTCAGGTCGGGCTAATCCTGTTCGAACTAACGGCGAACCGCAAGGTCGTAAGTCGGTGCGAGGAGCGACTCGCGCCTCGAAACGAAGACGATACCGTCGGGGTCGAGGAAGCGAACGAGCCGCGTCCCTTCCAAGGTTTCGAGGTATCCACGGTCCTCGAGGCGTCTCTCCCTTTACGATTTTGCTTTACGAGCCGGTACTCGGTTCGAGCCGTGGTCTTCCGGCGACGTCCGAACGTCCCGTGCACGAAACCGTGGCCCGTACCTCGTAGCTACGCGCCACGCGTTATTTACGACGGGACGTAATGGGATGTCGGTTACTAATGAGCACTTCGACGTAACTCTGCGAAACGACCGCATCTCTTACGGAAAGATCTCGggtgttcgcgttcgcgttcgcgttcacgtTCGCGGCCGCTGACGTAACGATCGCCCCGAAGGAAAACCACTTGTACCGTATCCCACGCGTACAAGTGCACGCGCGCACCTACATACGTCGCCGCGATGGATTAAAGCGATGACCCAACTGCCTAACGGGGCGGAACGAATCTATTGTGTCTTTTTCTACTAAATCCGCTGGGTCGGTATTTCTTTCGCGCAGCGTTGCTACCGCCCCGCGATTCCAACGGATTGGAACCGCGTTTCAACCCGAATTGCGCGAAACTCGTCGTCGTTCGATtacgaaacggagcaccggtgCAACTCGACAAACGGTGACccacgcgtttcgttcgaacatTTTCCGCGAGTTTCGAACCGTCGACGTCGAGTTTCGCTCGCTTTTCGAACGTGCACCGATTTACGAGAATCGTTGCTCGAATTCGTCGCGATCACCTCACCGCTCGATATTGCAATTGTACGCGCGTTTGCGGTAGAAATCTTTCGCGCTTTTTATCGCGGTATCGCGTTGCTAACCCGGAACTAATCCAGAACGGACGCGAAACGAGAAGCGAGAGAGACCGCGATAAATTCTAACGGAAGACGTACGGGTGCTGTCGATTCCAGCGATTAGTAATcgacgcgttgctactttccgaCGGGGATTACAAGTTTTCGGTCCGTGTTTGCGGGAAACGTTGATAATGGCGTGGCAACCGTGAGGGATAACGGTAATTCCGGGCAAAGCGGAACCAAAGTTTCCCCCGACGCCTTGGCACTACGCGGCGCGGTACTTTCCCTGGCCAGGGCAAGACTTTATCCCTGCTGGAATTACGTTAAACTCCACCGGCAAAAATGACCCGAGAGTAAACTTCCTCGCGATTGCCGGGGACCCCGGAGTTCTCCGTACTCGCCCGCGACGAGTCGAACGCGGCCAAAGGACTGGCTTCGTTTTTTCAACCGTCCGCGCAGTATTTACGAGGAAAAGAAATTAGACGAGTCTTGGTCGCGAAGAGATACGTCGATGCGATCGAGCGTGTATCGGTAACGTTTTTATTCACCGTATCGTCGATACGCGTACGTAGTACGAGGATGAGTCGCGTAACAGCGTGAAAGAGTACCCTGTAACGTAAACACGCGCGTTTGTCCGATTGTATCGAAGCGACGAAAGTAACACCGGTAAATGTACACAAAGTGGCAACGTTCCAAGTGAAACTCGTCCCGGGTCGTTCATGACCCATCCACGGTACTCCGAGGAATTAATTCCCAAATTGTTTTCGGTAATAATTCGATCACCGTTGAATCTCCACGTAAGCGGCATCGTTTCCGTATTTTCGTCTCCTCGACGAAAAGAAGTCGCGAAGAGTTAACCGC
The Ptiloglossa arizonensis isolate GNS036 chromosome 3, iyPtiAriz1_principal, whole genome shotgun sequence genome window above contains:
- the LOC143144448 gene encoding uncharacterized protein LOC143144448: MKLDEACCVESRRKLHSCSFISTISFNVRRGIRDNRCELSVKTVSIDDTKSRPKSLKTHRLSLLSKKRSESTRIVTVDVAFAPSPTSDFRVRRRHRTIGFPRYRNRGASP